A part of Pararoseomonas sp. SCSIO 73927 genomic DNA contains:
- a CDS encoding ABC transporter permease: MSPRGRAALGWWALILPAFLLLTAFYLAPILQVLAISVTEPRPGLGNYERLFTSESVQRVIVTTLRIGVVTTTIALLLGYVLAYRVAMAGPRAQRWWLLAVLVPLWISVLVRAFAWVTLLRRQGLVNEGLLAAGVIQEPLALVWNEFGIVVGMVHYMVPYAVLPMLSAMREIDPRVLAAARGLGASRGAAFLRVFLPLSLPGVIAAGVLVFIFSLGFYITPALLGGGKTLMVAEWIKLQILDLIRWGLGAMMATVLVVAILATLAVFSRLVNLRRLFGAGG, translated from the coding sequence TTGAGCCCCAGGGGCCGCGCTGCGCTGGGCTGGTGGGCGCTGATCCTCCCCGCCTTCCTGCTGCTGACCGCCTTCTACCTGGCGCCGATCCTTCAGGTGCTGGCGATCAGCGTGACGGAGCCGCGGCCCGGCCTCGGCAATTACGAGCGGCTGTTCACGAGCGAGAGCGTGCAGCGCGTGATCGTCACCACCCTGCGGATCGGGGTGGTGACGACCACGATCGCGCTTCTGCTGGGCTACGTGCTGGCCTACCGCGTGGCGATGGCCGGACCGCGCGCGCAGCGCTGGTGGCTGCTGGCGGTGCTGGTGCCGCTCTGGATCTCCGTGCTGGTGCGGGCCTTCGCCTGGGTGACACTGCTGCGCCGGCAGGGGCTGGTGAATGAGGGGCTGCTGGCGGCGGGAGTGATCCAGGAACCGCTCGCCCTGGTGTGGAACGAGTTCGGCATCGTCGTGGGGATGGTGCACTACATGGTGCCCTACGCGGTGCTGCCGATGCTCTCCGCGATGCGGGAGATCGATCCGCGCGTGCTGGCGGCGGCGCGGGGGCTCGGCGCCTCCCGCGGGGCGGCCTTCCTGCGGGTGTTCCTGCCGCTTTCCCTGCCCGGCGTGATCGCGGCGGGGGTGCTGGTCTTCATCTTCAGCCTCGGCTTCTACATCACCCCCGCCCTGCTCGGCGGCGGCAAGACGCTGATGGTGGCGGAGTGGATCAAGCTGCAGATCCTGGACCTGATCCGCTGGGGGCTGGGCGCGATGATGGCGACGGTGCTGGTGGTGGCGATCCTGGCGACGCTGGCCGTCTTCTCCCGGCTGGTGAACCTGCGGCGGCTCTTCGGGGCGGGGGGTTAG
- a CDS encoding ABC transporter permease, producing MGGYRPGLLNGAVAWATVIYLILPITIILPVSLTDQRFLSLPQQEISGQHYLRLLTTPAWTNAILQSAWIATISTALAVVLGTLCAIGCWRLSRRSTDLVRALMLLPIIIPSIAYAIGLYRYFATLGLLDSFLGVVIAHGVTGMPYVVITVSTALAAFDTRLESAARGMGASLPQTLRWVILPRIAPGIVSGAIFAFIHSWDELVVVLFIASRRVFTLPRKIWDGINENLDPAMAAVAVLLVGMTVLLLLLDLMLRRRREE from the coding sequence ATGGGCGGTTACCGGCCGGGCCTGCTGAACGGCGCCGTCGCCTGGGCGACGGTGATCTACCTCATCCTGCCCATCACGATCATCCTGCCGGTCTCGCTGACGGACCAGCGCTTCCTCTCGCTGCCCCAGCAGGAGATCTCCGGGCAGCATTACCTTCGGCTGCTGACCACCCCGGCCTGGACGAACGCCATCCTGCAATCGGCCTGGATCGCCACCATCTCCACGGCGCTGGCCGTGGTGCTGGGCACGCTCTGCGCGATCGGGTGCTGGCGGCTGTCCCGGCGCAGCACGGATCTGGTGCGGGCGCTGATGCTGCTGCCGATCATCATCCCCAGCATCGCCTACGCCATCGGGCTCTACCGCTACTTCGCGACCCTGGGGCTGCTGGACAGCTTCCTCGGCGTGGTGATCGCCCATGGCGTGACGGGGATGCCCTATGTCGTCATCACCGTATCCACCGCGCTCGCGGCCTTCGACACACGGCTGGAGAGTGCGGCGCGCGGGATGGGCGCGTCCCTCCCGCAAACCCTGCGCTGGGTGATCCTGCCCCGGATCGCGCCAGGGATCGTCTCCGGCGCAATCTTCGCCTTCATCCATTCCTGGGATGAGCTTGTTGTGGTTCTCTTCATCGCCTCACGCCGGGTGTTCACCCTGCCGCGCAAGATCTGGGACGGGATCAACGAGAACCTGGACCCGGCGATGGCCGCGGTGGCCGTGCTCCTGGTGGGGATGACGGTCCTGCTTCTCTTGCTGGACCTCATGCTGCGCCGCCGACGTGAGGAGTGA